One window of Magallana gigas chromosome 2, xbMagGiga1.1, whole genome shotgun sequence genomic DNA carries:
- the LOC117681644 gene encoding uncharacterized protein produces MNDCAVVMWLLSVSLLLLRCVPSSARTLTSEDDRCGGPYNPSPKESLMVTHTEPLKSGICRDMSFSGWDYDNSVEREVCVRITDYKMDCSKKLEYREGGNRGNPSKSYDCNDQVSTIPILCTYELLYIRIDGDEPSDYTRVLYTVYSGQEKPSEEGSFSIFFLGPLIILAVCVCVCIFVFYIRRKSATKLPKRGGAALYNHGQQPQVNVHHYYHTVQNQDVPPNQNPGQGQPYPPQGYSMPSQLSTQFPNYATPNAPVAYPLAPGQQIIPPQSATSVQSSSGGPPSYDEVTKQKL; encoded by the exons ATGAATGATTGCGCTGTCGTGATGTGGCTCTTATCTGTATCTCTCCTGCTCCTAAGATGTGTACCATCCTCTGCTCGTACAC TGACGTCTGAAGATGACCGTTGCGGTGGACCATACAATCCGTCACCAAAAGAGAGCTTGATGGTCACGCACACTGAGCCCTTAAAGTCCGGCATATGTCGAGATATGTCCTTCAGTGGCTGGGACTATGATAACAGTGTCGAACGGGAAGTGTGTGTAAGAATAACGGACTATAAAATGGACTGCTCCAAGAAGTTGGAATACAGAGAGGGCGGAAACAGGGGCAATCCATCTAAA aGTTATGACTGCAATGATCAGGTATCTACTATTCCAATACTCTGCACGTATGAGCTTTTATATATTCGGATAGATGGTGACGAACCGAGCGATTATACACGAGTACTTTACACGGTGTACAGCGGGCAAGAAAAGCCCAGTGAAGAAG GATccttctcaattttttttcttggtccTCTGATAATTTTGGCAGTATGTGTCTGTGTGTGTATATTCGTTTTTTATATACGCCGGAAGAGTGCCACTAAACTTCCGAAACGGGGAGGGGCGGCTTTATATAACCACGGCCAACAACCACAAGTCAACGTACATCACTACTATCACACAG TTCAAAATCAGGACGTGCCTCCAAATCAGAACCCAGGCCAAGGCCAGCCTTACCCCCCGCAAGGGTACAGCATGCCATCCCAATTATCCACACAGTTCCCAAATTACGCCACCCCTAACGCACCTGTTGCGTACCCGTTAGCTCCCGGACAACAAATAATCCCCCCGCAGTCGGCCACAAGCGTCCAGTCATCATCCGGTGGTCCGCCATCGTACGATGAGGTCACGAAGCAAAAGCTGTGA